From the genome of Methylomonas sp. UP202, one region includes:
- the gcvT gene encoding glycine cleavage system aminomethyltransferase GcvT: MSELKTTPLYDLHGRLGAKMTAFAGYRMPVQYRNGILREHRHCREQAGLFDISHMGQCLVLGKHAAEALDQLTPGGMTELTIGAQKYSVLTHPDGGVIDDIIVTRIPSGVSIVVNAGCKAGDFAYLQSVLPASCEFVEQSELALLALQGPAAATILEKLSPSAAALKFMQVCDDDIAGIACHISRSGYTGEDGFELSVQVDDVERLAVLLLEQDGVAPIGLGARDTLRLEAGLCLYGHELSADISPVDAGLSWVFKQGHQDFPGSSIILPQLQHGPRRRRVGLSITGKMPVRDGAKLFAGERPVGVVTSGGYSPTLGRPIAMALVEAACSRVGTELLAQVRDQTVQASVCRLPFVPHRYRR; this comes from the coding sequence ATGTCCGAGTTAAAGACCACACCACTTTACGATTTGCATGGCCGGCTAGGCGCGAAAATGACCGCCTTTGCCGGTTATCGGATGCCGGTGCAATACCGAAACGGCATTCTGCGCGAGCATCGGCATTGTCGAGAGCAGGCCGGATTGTTCGATATTTCGCACATGGGTCAGTGTCTGGTGCTGGGCAAGCATGCCGCCGAAGCACTGGATCAATTGACGCCGGGCGGCATGACCGAACTTACGATCGGCGCGCAGAAATACTCGGTGTTAACCCACCCCGACGGCGGCGTGATCGACGACATCATCGTTACCCGGATTCCGTCCGGGGTATCGATTGTGGTCAACGCCGGCTGCAAAGCCGGCGATTTTGCCTATCTGCAATCCGTTTTACCCGCTTCTTGCGAATTCGTCGAACAGTCTGAGTTGGCGCTGTTGGCATTACAAGGACCGGCGGCCGCGACTATTCTCGAAAAGCTTTCGCCAAGTGCCGCGGCCTTGAAATTCATGCAGGTTTGCGACGACGACATCGCCGGGATTGCCTGCCACATTAGTCGTAGCGGTTACACCGGCGAGGATGGATTCGAGCTGTCGGTGCAGGTTGACGACGTCGAGCGGCTAGCGGTTTTGTTGCTGGAACAGGATGGCGTGGCGCCGATAGGCTTGGGCGCCCGCGATACCCTGCGTTTGGAAGCCGGTTTATGTCTGTACGGCCACGAGCTGAGTGCCGATATTAGCCCGGTCGATGCCGGGTTGTCGTGGGTATTTAAACAAGGGCATCAAGATTTTCCAGGCAGTTCGATCATTCTGCCGCAGTTGCAACACGGACCGCGCCGGCGAAGGGTCGGATTGAGCATAACCGGCAAAATGCCGGTGCGCGATGGTGCCAAGCTGTTTGCCGGCGAGCGGCCGGTCGGCGTTGTCACCAGTGGTGGTTATTCGCCGACGCTAGGCCGGCCGATCGCGATGGCCTTGGTCGAAGCGGCCTGCAGCCGAGTCGGTACCGAATTGCTTGCCCAAGTCCGGGACCAAACCGTACAGGCCAGCGTCTGTCGATTGCCCTTTGTTCCTCACCGTTATCGGAGATAG
- the bfr gene encoding bacterioferritin: MQGDKQVIDYLNELLAGELTAIDQYFVHSRMYQNWGLHKLYERIAHEVQDETNHADALIKRILFLEGTPNLSKRDPLLVGATVPEMLKNDLAVEISVVGALRKVIAYCESVRDYQTREILEVMLDDTEEDHAHWLEQQLGLIQMVGLENYLQSQM, translated from the coding sequence ATGCAAGGCGACAAACAAGTCATCGACTACCTCAACGAACTGCTGGCGGGCGAGCTAACGGCGATAGACCAATACTTCGTGCATTCCCGAATGTATCAGAACTGGGGATTACACAAACTGTACGAGCGCATCGCCCACGAAGTACAAGACGAAACCAACCATGCCGACGCGCTAATCAAGCGGATTCTGTTCCTGGAAGGGACGCCGAATCTGTCCAAACGCGACCCGCTGTTGGTCGGCGCCACGGTGCCGGAGATGCTGAAAAACGATCTGGCGGTGGAAATCTCGGTAGTCGGCGCGTTGCGCAAAGTCATCGCCTACTGCGAAAGCGTGCGCGATTACCAAACCCGCGAAATCCTGGAAGTGATGCTGGACGACACCGAAGAAGACCACGCTCATTGGCTTGAACAGCAATTGGGCCTGATCCAAATGGTCGGCCTGGAAAACTATCTGCAATCGCAGATGTAA
- a CDS encoding SDR family NAD(P)-dependent oxidoreductase gives MSGFGSAVVIGVGPERGLGAALAKHFAAQGLHVFIAGRSAGKLELVAEKIAQAGGRSSAVVADATCETDVERLFDAIRESGLPLAIAVYNVDSNNCAPLLETDSDMFSRLWRQNCLGGFLFGKQAAAIMQSQGRGTLIFTGATASTRARPPFTAFAAAKAGLRALAQGMAREFGPKGVHVVHTIIDGVIDGDRARGQFSRYVSTKGDDGLLKLEALAESYWALHRQHPSAWTQELDFRPFKEPF, from the coding sequence ATGAGCGGATTCGGGTCGGCGGTTGTCATCGGGGTAGGGCCGGAGCGGGGATTGGGCGCCGCGTTGGCCAAACATTTCGCCGCGCAAGGGTTGCACGTATTCATTGCCGGACGTAGTGCCGGCAAACTGGAGCTGGTCGCCGAAAAAATCGCCCAGGCGGGCGGTCGGAGTAGCGCGGTAGTGGCCGATGCCACGTGCGAAACGGATGTCGAGCGTCTGTTCGACGCGATTCGCGAAAGCGGCTTGCCATTGGCGATCGCGGTGTATAACGTCGACAGCAACAACTGCGCGCCGTTGCTGGAAACCGACAGCGATATGTTTAGCCGCCTGTGGCGGCAAAACTGTCTCGGCGGGTTTTTATTCGGGAAACAGGCGGCCGCGATCATGCAATCCCAGGGACGTGGCACGTTGATTTTTACCGGCGCGACGGCCTCAACCCGCGCCAGACCGCCGTTTACCGCGTTCGCCGCCGCCAAGGCTGGCTTGCGGGCCTTAGCGCAGGGCATGGCGCGGGAGTTCGGGCCCAAGGGTGTCCACGTCGTTCATACCATTATCGACGGCGTTATCGACGGCGACAGGGCAAGAGGCCAGTTTTCCCGATACGTCTCGACCAAGGGCGACGACGGCTTGTTAAAGCTGGAGGCGCTGGCCGAAAGCTACTGGGCGCTGCACCGGCAGCATCCCAGCGCCTGGACGCAGGAGCTGGATTTTCGACCCTTTAAGGAGCCGTTTTGA
- a CDS encoding DUF938 domain-containing protein, which produces MSDNKPPLNPHPLSEYVAWAGNRNREPILGVLKEKLPKDKGRVLEMASGSGMHINFFAPHFDHLHFHPTDKDREVFENIKQLTVDHGNDNIADPVHLDLTDPDTWFNPGAKGSFDAIFCINIFQVAPISIADGMMECASHLLDNQGILLIYGPFRVEGTFTTDSNKVFHETLSSAGVSEWGLKDVADLRAAAERHGMELKEQIDMPANNFSLIFGRKS; this is translated from the coding sequence ATGAGTGACAACAAACCGCCATTGAACCCGCATCCATTGAGCGAATACGTGGCCTGGGCCGGTAATCGCAATCGCGAACCGATTTTAGGCGTATTAAAAGAGAAACTCCCCAAAGATAAAGGTCGGGTTTTGGAAATGGCCAGCGGCAGCGGCATGCATATCAATTTTTTCGCGCCGCATTTCGACCACTTGCACTTCCATCCGACTGATAAGGATCGGGAGGTCTTCGAGAACATCAAGCAATTGACCGTGGATCACGGTAACGACAATATTGCCGACCCGGTCCATTTGGATTTGACCGATCCCGACACCTGGTTCAATCCCGGCGCGAAAGGCAGCTTCGACGCCATCTTTTGTATCAACATTTTTCAGGTTGCGCCGATCTCCATCGCCGACGGCATGATGGAATGCGCCTCGCACTTGCTCGACAATCAGGGTATTTTGCTGATTTACGGCCCGTTCCGCGTGGAAGGCACTTTTACGACCGATTCGAACAAGGTGTTTCACGAAACTCTCAGTTCGGCGGGCGTTTCCGAGTGGGGCTTGAAAGATGTCGCCGATTTACGCGCCGCGGCCGAGCGGCACGGCATGGAATTGAAGGAGCAAATCGACATGCCGGCGAATAATTTCTCGCTGATTTTCGGCCGAAAATCCTAA
- a CDS encoding sigma 54-interacting transcriptional regulator, which translates to MNEHDFSQISPAFFLQTFILELMHACEQEGGDYCESLIERIAKSAGLYFEQTYRAEYRRSGELDQDAYIDLILALKNHIGGNFSLASVEAGTITVVNTRCPFGDGVSNFPELCRMTSSVFGGIAARNFGYAKVEIRQSIARQNGGCEVCIHTRRDGAVGKPGLEYRREDQPEDKLEMAALHSRIEERMRNVWWSLPKRHPTKPAPAIVAKSAAMQSVLQQVEVVAPTKATVLINGETGVGKELIARAIHAMSDRGHKPFVAINCGAIPESLIESALFGHEKGAFTGAIEVHQGFFERAEGGTLFLDEVDALSPAAQTRLLRVIQEGEMERVGGKHTLHVDVRIVSASNRSLTQHVEQGLFRQDLFYRLNVVRLWIPPLAQRPEDLPHLVQLILKRLNQAYAKNVQSVSRDVMGQIRAYHWPGNVRELENTLERSVLFCKGSELTRLELDRQPVAVGHDWRTHKQSLVDDAESAFLRQALQNHRGNVKPVADAMGLTPRAVYAKLKKYGIVPSRFK; encoded by the coding sequence ATGAACGAACACGATTTTTCCCAGATTTCCCCGGCGTTTTTTCTGCAAACCTTCATCCTGGAATTGATGCACGCCTGCGAACAGGAAGGCGGCGACTACTGCGAATCCTTGATCGAACGCATCGCCAAGAGTGCCGGTCTGTACTTCGAGCAAACTTACCGGGCCGAATACCGACGGTCCGGCGAACTGGACCAGGACGCCTACATCGACTTGATTCTGGCTCTAAAAAATCATATCGGCGGCAATTTTTCGCTGGCTTCCGTGGAGGCAGGCACCATTACCGTCGTAAACACCCGTTGTCCGTTCGGGGACGGCGTAAGCAATTTTCCGGAACTATGTCGAATGACCTCAAGCGTGTTTGGCGGAATCGCCGCCCGGAATTTCGGCTACGCCAAAGTCGAAATCCGCCAGAGCATCGCTCGGCAAAACGGGGGTTGCGAAGTGTGCATTCACACTCGGCGCGATGGCGCCGTCGGCAAACCCGGTCTGGAATATCGCCGCGAGGATCAGCCGGAAGATAAGCTGGAAATGGCCGCGCTGCATTCGCGGATTGAAGAGCGGATGCGTAACGTCTGGTGGAGCCTACCCAAGCGTCATCCCACCAAACCAGCGCCGGCCATCGTCGCCAAATCGGCGGCGATGCAAAGCGTCTTGCAACAAGTTGAAGTCGTGGCGCCGACTAAGGCTACGGTACTGATTAACGGCGAAACCGGCGTGGGTAAGGAGTTGATAGCGCGAGCGATACACGCGATGAGCGACCGAGGTCACAAACCGTTCGTGGCGATCAATTGCGGAGCTATACCGGAAAGTCTGATCGAAAGCGCGTTGTTCGGCCACGAAAAAGGCGCGTTTACCGGCGCCATCGAGGTTCATCAAGGTTTTTTCGAACGCGCCGAGGGCGGAACACTGTTTCTCGACGAAGTCGATGCCTTGTCCCCGGCCGCGCAAACCCGCTTATTGCGCGTGATTCAGGAGGGCGAGATGGAGCGGGTCGGCGGCAAGCACACCTTGCACGTCGACGTGCGGATCGTTTCGGCCAGCAACCGATCCTTGACGCAACACGTCGAACAAGGCTTATTTCGACAGGACTTATTCTATCGCTTGAATGTGGTGCGCCTATGGATACCGCCGTTGGCTCAACGACCGGAAGACTTGCCACATCTGGTGCAATTGATCTTGAAACGCCTGAACCAAGCCTACGCGAAAAACGTTCAGTCGGTCAGCCGCGACGTGATGGGACAAATCCGCGCCTACCATTGGCCCGGAAACGTGCGCGAGCTGGAAAACACGTTGGAACGCAGCGTGTTGTTCTGCAAGGGCAGCGAATTGACCCGTCTTGAGCTGGACAGACAACCTGTCGCCGTCGGCCACGACTGGCGAACGCACAAGCAAAGCTTGGTCGATGACGCCGAATCGGCCTTCCTGCGGCAGGCATTGCAAAACCATCGCGGCAACGTCAAACCGGTCGCCGACGCGATGGGGCTAACGCCGAGAGCGGTTTACGCCAAGCTGAAAAAATATGGCATCGTGCCGAGCCGTTTTAAGTAA
- a CDS encoding ABC-F family ATPase, which produces MISTANITMQFGAKPLFENISVKFGNGHRFGLIGANGCGKSTFMKILSGDLEPSAGNVSIAPNDRIGVLRQDQFAYEDRRVLDVVMMGHAEMWAAMSERDAIYANLEASEDDYMRAAELEAVFAEYNGYTAESRAGELLLGLDIPLEQHNGPMSAVAPGWKLRVLLAQALFADPDIMLLDEPTNNLDINTIRWLENVLNERESTMVIISHDRHFLNSVCTHMADLDYGELRVYPGNYDDYMTAVTQVREQLLASNAKKKAQIAELQTFVSRFSANASKAKQATSRARQLEKIKLDEVKPSSRVNPFIRFDQAKKLHRLGVEVENLAKGYGERPLFENLNLMIAAGERVAVIGPNGIGKSTLLKTLVGELAPDQGEVKWAENADVGYFAQDHAEDFAEDLTLINWMGQWRKESDDDQVIRGTLGRLLFSQDEINKSVQVLSGGEQGRMLFGKLILQKNNVLVLDEPTNHLDMESIESLNIALENYPGTLIFVSHDREFVSSLATRVIELTPNGVIDYQGEYEEYLRSQDIA; this is translated from the coding sequence TTGATCTCTACAGCTAACATCACGATGCAATTCGGGGCTAAGCCCCTGTTCGAAAACATTTCGGTTAAATTCGGCAACGGCCATCGCTTTGGTCTGATCGGTGCGAACGGTTGCGGCAAATCGACCTTTATGAAAATCCTCAGCGGTGATTTGGAGCCGTCGGCCGGCAATGTCAGCATCGCGCCCAACGATCGCATCGGCGTGTTGCGTCAGGATCAATTCGCCTACGAAGACCGCCGCGTATTGGACGTGGTGATGATGGGCCACGCCGAAATGTGGGCGGCGATGTCGGAACGCGACGCCATCTATGCCAACTTGGAAGCCAGCGAAGACGACTACATGCGCGCCGCCGAGTTGGAAGCCGTATTCGCCGAATACAACGGTTACACCGCCGAATCCCGAGCCGGCGAACTGTTGCTGGGGCTGGATATTCCGCTGGAGCAGCATAACGGTCCGATGAGCGCGGTCGCCCCCGGCTGGAAACTGCGGGTATTGTTGGCCCAGGCCTTGTTCGCCGATCCCGACATCATGTTGCTCGACGAGCCGACCAACAACCTGGATATCAACACGATACGTTGGCTGGAAAACGTGCTGAATGAGCGCGAATCGACGATGGTGATCATTTCCCACGATCGGCATTTCTTGAACAGCGTCTGCACCCACATGGCCGATCTGGATTATGGCGAGCTGCGGGTATATCCGGGCAACTACGACGACTATATGACCGCCGTGACCCAGGTCAGGGAGCAGTTGCTGGCCAGCAATGCCAAGAAAAAAGCCCAGATCGCCGAGTTACAGACCTTCGTCAGCCGCTTTTCCGCCAATGCGTCCAAGGCTAAGCAAGCCACGTCGCGGGCACGGCAGTTGGAAAAGATCAAGCTCGATGAAGTCAAGCCGTCCAGCCGGGTCAACCCCTTTATTCGTTTCGACCAAGCCAAAAAACTGCATCGCTTGGGCGTGGAAGTGGAAAACCTCGCCAAAGGCTATGGCGAGCGGCCTTTGTTCGAAAACCTCAATTTGATGATCGCCGCCGGCGAGCGGGTGGCGGTGATCGGCCCCAACGGCATCGGTAAGTCCACCTTGTTGAAAACCCTGGTCGGCGAATTGGCGCCGGATCAAGGTGAGGTCAAGTGGGCCGAAAACGCCGATGTCGGCTATTTCGCGCAAGACCACGCCGAGGATTTTGCCGAAGATCTGACCTTGATCAATTGGATGGGCCAGTGGCGCAAGGAAAGCGACGACGATCAAGTGATACGCGGAACCCTGGGGCGTTTGTTGTTTTCTCAGGACGAAATCAATAAATCGGTGCAGGTGCTGTCCGGCGGTGAACAAGGCCGGATGCTGTTCGGCAAGTTGATCCTGCAAAAAAACAACGTGCTGGTGTTGGACGAGCCGACCAACCACTTGGACATGGAATCGATCGAATCGCTGAACATCGCGCTGGAAAACTACCCCGGCACGTTGATTTTCGTCAGCCACGACCGCGAGTTCGTCTCGTCGCTGGCGACCCGCGTTATCGAGTTGACCCCCAACGGCGTCATCGACTACCAAGGCGAATACGAAGAGTATTTGCGCAGCCAGGATATTGCGTAG
- a CDS encoding aminotransferase class V-fold PLP-dependent enzyme, producing MPGLLAHVDPDGLLEYSVVYTDRATNHMSVVFQETLRDISRILKTVYNAEAAIVVPGSGTFGMEAVARQFATGKKCLVIRNGWFSYRWTQIFEMGAIPSEAVVLAARPNEAGPQPAYTPVPVEEAVAAIAREKPDFVFAPHVETSAGMMLPDDYLRALADAVHAVGGLFVLDCIASGTVWVDMKQLGVDILISAPQKDWSASPCCGLVMLGAAARERIDATTSTSFAADLKKWLQIMETYEQGGHAYHATMPTDGLRGLRAVMLETEAYGFDKVKDEQLELGSRVRALLAERGFKSVAATGFGAPGVVVCYTSDDDLKTGKKFVDLGLQIAAGVPLQCGEGADFKTFRLGLFGLDKLQNLDRTVATLAAALDQL from the coding sequence GTGCCTGGATTATTAGCCCATGTCGATCCGGATGGCTTGTTGGAATATTCGGTGGTCTACACCGACCGCGCGACCAATCATATGTCGGTAGTGTTTCAGGAAACCCTGCGCGACATCTCGCGCATTCTGAAAACCGTTTACAACGCCGAAGCGGCGATCGTCGTACCGGGTTCCGGGACTTTCGGCATGGAAGCGGTGGCGCGCCAATTCGCCACCGGCAAAAAATGTCTGGTGATACGCAACGGCTGGTTCAGCTATCGCTGGACCCAGATTTTCGAGATGGGGGCGATCCCATCCGAAGCTGTCGTGCTGGCGGCCCGGCCCAACGAAGCGGGACCGCAACCGGCCTATACGCCGGTACCCGTCGAGGAAGCGGTGGCGGCCATCGCCCGCGAGAAACCGGATTTTGTGTTTGCGCCGCACGTGGAGACCTCGGCCGGCATGATGTTGCCTGACGATTATCTGCGGGCGCTGGCCGACGCGGTGCACGCGGTTGGCGGGCTGTTTGTGCTGGATTGCATCGCATCCGGCACGGTCTGGGTAGACATGAAGCAGCTTGGCGTGGACATCTTGATCAGCGCGCCGCAGAAAGACTGGAGCGCGTCGCCGTGTTGCGGCCTGGTGATGCTGGGTGCGGCGGCGCGCGAGCGCATCGACGCCACCACCAGCACCAGCTTCGCCGCCGACCTGAAAAAATGGTTGCAAATCATGGAAACCTACGAGCAGGGCGGCCATGCCTACCACGCGACGATGCCGACCGACGGATTGCGCGGGTTGCGCGCGGTGATGCTGGAAACCGAAGCCTACGGTTTCGACAAGGTTAAGGACGAGCAGCTGGAATTGGGAAGTCGCGTGCGCGCCTTGTTGGCCGAGCGCGGTTTCAAATCGGTCGCCGCGACCGGTTTTGGTGCGCCGGGCGTGGTGGTGTGCTACACCAGCGACGACGACCTCAAGACCGGCAAGAAATTCGTCGATCTGGGTTTGCAGATCGCCGCCGGCGTGCCGTTGCAGTGCGGCGAAGGCGCGGATTTCAAAACCTTCCGGCTCGGTTTGTTCGGCTTGGACAAGCTGCAAAACCTCGACCGCACCGTGGCGACGCTGGCGGCGGCTTTGGACCAACTGTAA
- a CDS encoding TonB-dependent siderophore receptor, producing MTPTIKRLAAGIALISAQAYAEEGIHRFNIPAQSLVSALQQLSAQSGAAMLYAEQSAAGKTSPALQGDFTLTEAVRRLLTGSGLTFHIGADGTVTLKPAGNDGASTLGAVTVTANAIYDSTNPYNPDYTRPTAATATKTDTALIETPFSVKVIPQQVIEDQQGVRLERALQNVSGVTREPAGNLTVESFNVRGFQSFYTYRDGLRMGLFSPREMANVERVEVLKGPGSILYGRADPGGVINIVTKQPLADPYYSLQQQFGSYDFYRTAIDATGPLTADKSLRYRVNLSYEDAHSFKEFNKNENIFVAPVLVWEISPRTRVGLELEYANIRSPVDIGIPPLNGKPILLPRERNLGESWAKRNNEQILVGLNWSHDFNDAWNIKQRFNTQLVTEDEVYVGRNGWIGDGVDSRYYGQQTDTMNTYFTNVDLTGKFDTWGANHTLLLGGDYYQQDEMADYADYIGDLPINVYNPSHLANRPSLAGGDVGQYGSLTEWYGVYLQDQIKLPFNLHALGGLRYDNATTTDNFAPFSSYVDDRVSPRGGLLWRPIPQLSVYGSYTENFGATNAFDQDNKPLRPQTARQWEVGVKTDLWDERFTGTLAYFDLTKQNMPTVDPLHPNRSVAIGEVASRGLEFDLAGKILPGWQIIGAYAYTPFVEVTKDYADDGTGNVTPGKTGKRNPNVARHNGSLWTTYEFQSGELSGLTLGGGATAIGNRKGDFDNSYTLPGYAVFNLMAGYKLKLGGSRASLQLNVDNLLDKTYYSGSNGGQVIHYGMPRTFMGSLRIEY from the coding sequence ATGACACCGACGATCAAACGCCTGGCGGCCGGCATTGCGCTGATTTCCGCGCAAGCCTACGCCGAGGAAGGCATCCACCGATTTAACATTCCGGCGCAAAGCCTGGTTTCGGCCTTGCAACAGCTATCGGCCCAATCCGGCGCGGCGATGCTGTATGCCGAACAATCGGCCGCCGGCAAGACCAGCCCGGCGCTGCAAGGCGATTTCACGCTGACGGAAGCCGTGCGCCGCCTACTGACCGGCAGCGGCCTGACATTCCATATCGGCGCCGACGGTACCGTCACCCTCAAGCCGGCCGGCAACGACGGCGCTTCGACGCTGGGCGCGGTGACCGTCACCGCGAATGCCATTTACGACAGCACCAACCCCTATAATCCGGACTACACCCGCCCTACCGCCGCGACCGCCACCAAAACCGATACCGCGCTGATCGAAACCCCGTTTTCGGTCAAGGTGATTCCGCAACAAGTCATCGAGGATCAGCAAGGCGTGCGTTTGGAGCGGGCGCTGCAAAACGTCAGCGGCGTGACCCGCGAGCCGGCCGGCAACTTGACCGTGGAAAGCTTTAACGTGCGCGGCTTTCAAAGTTTTTACACCTACCGCGACGGCCTGCGGATGGGGTTGTTTTCACCCAGGGAAATGGCCAACGTGGAGCGAGTGGAAGTGCTAAAAGGCCCCGGCTCTATTCTGTACGGCCGCGCCGACCCCGGCGGCGTCATCAACATCGTCACCAAGCAACCGTTGGCCGATCCGTATTATTCGTTGCAACAGCAATTCGGCTCTTACGATTTTTACCGCACCGCGATCGACGCGACCGGTCCGTTAACGGCCGACAAATCGCTGCGCTACCGGGTGAACTTGTCCTACGAAGACGCCCACTCGTTCAAGGAATTCAACAAGAACGAAAACATCTTCGTCGCGCCGGTCCTGGTCTGGGAAATCAGCCCGCGCACCCGCGTTGGCCTGGAACTGGAATACGCCAACATCCGCTCGCCGGTGGACATCGGCATTCCGCCGCTGAACGGCAAGCCGATTCTACTGCCGCGCGAACGCAATCTCGGCGAATCCTGGGCCAAGCGCAATAACGAACAGATTTTGGTGGGGCTGAATTGGTCGCACGACTTCAACGACGCCTGGAACATCAAGCAACGCTTCAACACGCAGCTGGTCACCGAGGACGAAGTGTATGTGGGCCGCAACGGCTGGATTGGCGACGGCGTGGACAGCCGCTATTACGGTCAGCAAACCGACACGATGAACACTTATTTCACCAACGTCGACCTGACCGGCAAGTTCGACACCTGGGGCGCCAATCACACGCTGTTGCTCGGCGGCGATTATTACCAGCAGGACGAAATGGCCGATTACGCCGACTACATCGGCGACTTGCCGATCAACGTTTACAACCCCAGCCATTTGGCCAACCGGCCGTCGCTGGCCGGCGGCGACGTCGGCCAATACGGTAGCCTGACCGAGTGGTACGGCGTTTATCTGCAAGACCAGATCAAACTGCCCTTCAACCTGCACGCGCTGGGTGGTTTGCGTTACGACAACGCCACCACCACCGACAATTTCGCGCCGTTCAGCAGCTATGTCGACGACCGGGTCAGCCCGCGCGGCGGTCTGTTATGGCGGCCGATTCCGCAATTGTCGGTCTACGGCAGCTACACCGAAAACTTCGGCGCGACCAACGCCTTCGATCAGGATAACAAGCCGCTCCGGCCGCAAACCGCGCGGCAATGGGAAGTCGGCGTCAAGACCGATCTGTGGGACGAACGCTTCACCGGCACACTGGCCTACTTCGACTTGACCAAGCAAAACATGCCGACCGTCGATCCGCTGCATCCCAACCGCTCGGTGGCCATCGGCGAAGTGGCAAGCCGCGGCCTGGAATTCGATTTGGCCGGCAAGATCCTGCCCGGCTGGCAGATCATCGGCGCCTACGCCTACACCCCCTTCGTCGAAGTCACCAAGGATTATGCCGACGACGGCACCGGCAACGTGACGCCCGGCAAAACCGGCAAGCGCAACCCCAACGTCGCCCGCCACAACGGCAGCTTGTGGACCACCTACGAATTCCAGTCCGGCGAGCTGAGCGGCCTAACGCTGGGCGGCGGCGCGACCGCAATCGGCAACCGCAAGGGCGACTTCGACAACAGCTACACCCTACCCGGCTACGCTGTCTTCAACCTGATGGCCGGCTATAAACTCAAGCTCGGCGGCAGCCGAGCCAGCCTGCAGCTGAACGTGGACAACCTGCTGGATAAAACCTATTACTCCGGCAGCAACGGCGGTCAGGTCATCCACTACGGCATGCCGCGCACCTTCATGGGCTCGTTACGCATCGAGTACTAA
- a CDS encoding PepSY-associated TM helix domain-containing protein, protein MSRRRLRGLWLRLHRYLGLVLGLPLALIGLSGSLIVFGWPLDAWLNRELTRVAVPPDAVARPLAEIVAAAQARLPADAAPLDWLVFPEQADRAFRFSYRLPTSPDSYEMFVDPYTATVVGQRLWGDFAACCSWHGPIMTVIYRFHDSFWLGETGQTLVGGIGLIGLVSVLSGIALWWPNPGKWRAALTAKAGASRQRRVFDLHKLAGSYGFVVFAALLFTGAYMNFPAQSRAIVDRFSPLTAAPDDLHSTPGAGPALSVDAAVAAARRYFPGGKPATLALPTMPDGVYVVELFGGEEVTPTLAGHRLTIDQYSGALLHRTDPAHLSAGDRFHAWQFGLHSGQALGPAGQLLVMACGPVPAILYVTGFIRWRQKRRAHRLANQR, encoded by the coding sequence ATGAGCCGCCGGCGCCTGCGCGGCCTCTGGTTGAGGCTGCATCGTTACCTGGGTTTGGTCTTGGGCTTGCCGCTGGCGCTTATCGGCCTGAGCGGCAGTCTGATCGTGTTCGGCTGGCCGCTGGACGCCTGGTTGAATCGTGAGCTGACGCGGGTAGCGGTTCCGCCCGATGCGGTGGCACGGCCCTTGGCCGAAATCGTCGCGGCGGCGCAAGCCCGCCTTCCGGCCGATGCCGCGCCGCTGGACTGGCTGGTTTTTCCCGAACAAGCCGATCGAGCCTTCCGCTTCAGTTACCGCTTGCCAACATCGCCCGACAGCTACGAGATGTTCGTCGATCCCTACACCGCCACCGTGGTCGGTCAGCGTTTGTGGGGCGACTTCGCCGCCTGTTGCAGTTGGCACGGACCGATCATGACCGTGATTTACCGATTTCACGACTCGTTTTGGCTGGGCGAAACCGGCCAAACCCTGGTGGGCGGCATCGGCTTGATCGGTTTGGTTTCGGTCCTGAGCGGTATCGCGTTGTGGTGGCCGAACCCCGGCAAATGGCGCGCGGCGTTGACGGCCAAGGCCGGCGCCAGCCGCCAGCGACGGGTGTTCGATCTGCATAAATTGGCGGGGAGCTATGGGTTTGTCGTGTTCGCCGCGTTGTTGTTCACCGGCGCCTACATGAACTTTCCAGCGCAAAGCCGGGCCATCGTCGATCGCTTTTCGCCGCTGACGGCCGCTCCGGACGACTTGCACTCGACGCCCGGCGCCGGCCCCGCGCTGTCGGTGGATGCCGCCGTCGCGGCGGCGCGGCGCTATTTTCCCGGCGGCAAACCGGCAACGCTGGCCTTGCCGACCATGCCGGACGGCGTCTACGTCGTCGAGTTGTTCGGCGGCGAAGAAGTGACGCCGACGCTGGCCGGCCATCGCCTGACCATCGATCAATATTCCGGCGCCCTATTGCACCGAACCGACCCGGCCCACCTCAGCGCCGGCGACCGCTTTCACGCCTGGCAATTCGGCTTGCACAGCGGCCAGGCGCTCGGGCCGGCCGGGCAACTATTGGTCATGGCCTGCGGCCCGGTGCCGGCGATACTGTACGTCACCGGTTTCATCCGTTGGCGGCAAAAACGCCGGGCCCATCGCTTGGCGAACCAACGCTAG